One window from the genome of Nicotiana tomentosiformis chromosome 5, ASM39032v3, whole genome shotgun sequence encodes:
- the LOC138892988 gene encoding uncharacterized protein: protein MAPKLEDPGAFTILCTIGSADFAKALCDLGASINLMPYSVFKTLGIGQPRHTSMRIQMEDRTMKRPLGIIDDVLVRVDKFILPADLVILDCEVDYGVPIILGRPFLATGKALVDVQASELTFRVGDEKVVFHVCKSMRQPNSNEVCSFVDLVTEVIADDASAMMNVDDTIEAVLLNHDDDETDGYAECVNALQG, encoded by the coding sequence atggctcctaaattagaagatcctggtgctttcacaatccttTGTACCATTGgaagcgccgactttgccaaagctctttgtgatctaggggcgagtatcaacttgatgccctactcggttttcaaaacgttggggattgggcaaccaagacacACTTCTATGAGGATACAAATGgaggatcgtactatgaagagaccattgggtattattgatgatgtgttggttcgagttgataagttcatcctcccaGCGGACTtagtgattcttgattgtgaagtggactatggggtgcctattattttgggtagacctttccttgctacggggaaggcacTTGTTGATGTGCAAGCCAGCGAGCTTACctttcgggtgggtgatgaaaaggtggtttttcatgtgtgcaaatctatgaggcaaccgaatagcaatgaagtttgttcgtttgtggacttggtgaccgaggTGATTGctgatgatgctagtgccatgatgaatgttgatgatactatAGAGGctgtattgcttaatcatgatgatgatgagacgGATGGCTATGCGGAATGtgtgaatgcattgcaaggatga